One part of the Haliotis asinina isolate JCU_RB_2024 chromosome 2, JCU_Hal_asi_v2, whole genome shotgun sequence genome encodes these proteins:
- the LOC137274165 gene encoding allene oxide synthase-lipoxygenase protein-like, translating to MSMSSGFNHEFVIHVRTGDVQGAGTDANVSVILHDEQGSSTDKFHLDYFFRNDFERGNLDVFQLPKDKTAGLGKLRKLEIFRDDSGFGSSWYVERITVENKSNGDVYIFPVFRWLRPHYHYVFRENDTFLPQDDVQQEQRRLDLDEKRKVYEVDNSDVALPASVKDLPAEEMFSSQYRWDIQKLKMNLIVQSKITMLTTGRWKSLEDISNVYVREIFNKPWTSSFWKDESFFGYQRLNGLCPALIQLCSNIPQKLAVKPADLQPFLEGRSAEEALSDKRLFCCDLNILHNFESRREDHVVCAPILLLYRDNEGRLLPVAIQLFQDPGPTNPVFLPSDDSNTWLLVKMWYNHAEATYHQSLVHLGYTHLLMEGVSLALERQVSISHPIFKLLAPHLLYIFAINKFAVVKLLSVDGWIDSTMSAGRNGVLGLNRKGRKAWRMDIQGTLPEDLRRRGVSEENVLPGYYYRDDCLLLYNAIKSYVTSYVGLYYNTPQRLIDDPEIQAWAKEMVQSREDGGMGIQGVPGNGEFRDLEDLILTLTSFIFTCSVQHAAVNFPQYDYYGFPPLYPLTLEGKPPADKTPKTEADILNALPNKEKTFDAMIVTKILSQKGVNSLGDFEVQYVFDPKATEIVAKFRKDLESIGEAIRNRNKSLDMPYEYLLPDSIPNSISI from the exons ATGAG CATGTCGTCCGGCTTCAATCACGAGTTTGTTATCCACGTACGGACTGGGGACGTACAAGGAGCAGGTACTGATGCAAATGTGTCTGTTATACTTCACGACGAGCAAGGATCATCAACAGACAAATTCCATCTCGACTATTTTTTCCGCAATGACTTCGAAAGAGGGAATCTGGATGTGTTTCAACTGCCAAAGGATAAAACTGCAGGTTTAGGCAAACTAAGAAAACTGGAAATATTCCGTGACGACTCTGGGTTTGGGAGTTCCTGGTACGTTGAAAGGATCACAGTCGAGAACAAGTCTAACGGCGACGTCTACATCTTCCCCGTGTTCAGGTGGCTGCGACCTCACTACCACTACGTGTTCCGGGAAAATGACACCTTCCTACCACAGGATGATGTCCAACAGGAGCAGAGGAGGCTGGACTTGGACGAGAAACGGAAAGTCTACGAGGTGGACAACAGTGATGTCGCTCTCCCCGCCTCG GTCAAGGATTTGCCTGCTGAAGAAATGTTTTCAAGCCAGTACAGG TGGGATATACAGAAGTTGAAAATGAATCTCATAGTTCAGAGCAAAATCACAATGTTAACGACGGGGAGGTGGAAGAGCCTCGAGGACATAAGCAACGTGTACGTCAGAGAGATCTTCAACAAACcatgg ACTAGCTCTTTCTGGAAGGATGAATCGTTCTTTGGTTATCAGAGACTCAACGGACTGTGCCCTGCGCTCATTCAACTTTGTTCTAACATTCCACAAAA ACTGGCCGTTAAGCCAGCAGACCTCCAGCCATTCCTAGAAGGGAGATCTGCTGAAGAAGCCTTGTCTGATAAGCGACTCTTCTGTTGTGATCTGAACATTCTCCACAACTTCGAAAGCCGAAGAGAAGACCACGTG GTATGCGCTCCCATCCTTCTCCTGTACCGGGACAATGAAGGTCGACTTCTCCCAGTAGCCATACAGTTGTTCCAGGACCCAGGACCGACTAATCCG GTGTTTCTACCATCCGACGACTCCAACACGTGGCTGCTGGTCAAGATGTGGTACAACCATGCTGAGGCCACCTACCACCAGTCGCTCGTCCATCTTG GATATACACATCTGTTGATGGAAGGGGTTTCCTTGGCACTTGAGAGACAGGTGTCCATCTCTCATCCGATCTTCAAACTCCTGGCACCGCATCTCCTGTATATTTTTGCCATCAACAA GTTTGCTGTGGTGAAGTTGTTGTCTGTTGACGGATGGATAGACTCTACCATGTCGGCCGGTAGGAACGGTGTGCTGGGACTGAATCGGAAAGG ACGAAAAGCCTGGCGGATGGACATCCAGGGGACATTACCCGAGGACCTCAGACGGAGAGGG GTGTCCGAGGAGAACGTCCTACCAGGGTACTACTACCGTGACGACTGTTTACTACTGTACAATGCAATAAAAAGCTACGTTACAAGTTACGTTGGCCTGTATTACA ATACACCCCAGCGGCTAATTGACGACCCAGAAATACAGGCCTGGGCAAAAGAGATGGTCCAGAGTCGGGAGGATGGCGGGATGGGCATTCAG GGAGTACCTGGCAATGGGGAGTTCCGCGACTTGGAAGACCTCATCCTGACGTTGACGTCGTTCATCTTCACCTGCAGCGTCCAGCACGCCGCCGTCAACTTCCCCCAGTACGACTACTACGGCTTTCCGCCATTATACCCTCTCACACTTGAAGGCAAGCCCCCAGCGGACAAG ACTCCCAAGACCGAAGCTGACATTCTAAATGCCCTACCCAACAAGGAAAAGACTTTTGATGCAATGATCGTCACCAAAATACTCAGCCAGAAGGGAGTCAATAGCCTTGGCGACTTTGAAGTACAATATGTGTTTGATCCTAAGGCAACTGAAATTGTTGCAAA ATTTCGGAAAGACCTTGAGAGTATTGGAGAGGCTATCAGAAACAGGAACAAGTCGTTGGACATGCCCTATGAATATCTCCTGCCCGATTCCATTCCAAACTCCATCAGTATATAA
- the LOC137274166 gene encoding polyunsaturated fatty acid 5-lipoxygenase-like produces the protein MSSGFNHEFVIHVQTGDVQGAGTDANVSVILHDEQGPSTDQLELNHAFKNDFERGNLDVFQLPKDKTESINKLGKLEIFRDDSGFGSSWYVERITVENKSNGDVYIFPVFRWLRPHYHYVFRENDTSLPQDDVQQEQRRLDLEDKREVYFVDTSDVALPALIKDLPLEEQITSQHRWDIQKLKMNLIAQSSITMLTTGRWKSLDGIRNVYVRKIFNEPWASHLWREDSFFGYQRLNGPCPCLIRLCSSIPQKLAVTSEDLEPILEGQSVEEALTNKRLFLCDMDILHNLVCKGTDYVVCAPIVLLYRNNKDQLVPVAIQLFQKPGPDNPVFLPSDDPNTWLLVKMWYNHAEATYHQSLVHLGYTHLLMEGVIVALHRQVSISHPIFKLLAPHLLFLLPINKLAVEKLLAVNGWIDKTMSCGRNGVLDLNRRRRWRMDIQGILPEDLETRGVSEENVLPGYYYRDDSVLLYNAVKTYVTSYVGLYYDTPQRLIDDTEMQAWAKELVQSREDGGIGLQGVPGDGEFHELEQLILTLTAVIFTCSVQHAAVNFPQYDYYGFPPTYPLSLIGRPPADKSPRTEADILNALPDKKMTMDTMIVTKILSQKGVKGLGDFEVDFIFDPKAQKIVQNFREKLEKIGVIIKERNKSLDLPYEYLHPGSIPNSISA, from the exons ATGTCGTCCGGCTTCAATCACGAGTTTGTTATCCATGTACAGACCGGGGACGTACAAGGAGCAGGTACTGATGCAAATGTGTCTGTTATTCTTCACGACGAGCAGGGACCATCAACAGACCAACTGGAACTCAACCATGCCTTCAAGAATGACTTTGAAAGAGGGAATCTGGATGTGTTCCAACTGCCAAAGGATAAGACTGAATCTATAAACAAGCTTGGCAAACTGGAAATATTCCGTGACGACTCTGGGTTTGGAAGTTCCTGGTACGTTGAAAGGATCACAGTCGAGAACAAGTCTAACGGCGACGTCTACATCTTCCCCGTGTTCAGATGGCTGCGACCTCACTACCACTACGTGTTCCGGGAAAATGACACCTCCCTTCCACAGGATGATGTCCAACAGGAGCAGAGGAGGTTGGACTTGGAGGACAAGCGTGAGGTCTACTTCGTGGACACTAGTGATGTCGCTCTCCCGGCCTTG ATCAAGGATCTGCCTCTTGAAGAGCAGATTACAAGCCAACATCGT TGGGATATACAGAAGTTAAAAATGAACCTGATCGCTCAGAGCAGTATCACGATGTTAACAACTGGCAGATGGAAGAGTCTCGATGGCATCAGGAACGTTTACGTACGAAAAATCTTCAACGAACCATGG GCTAGTCACTTGTGGAGAGAAGATTCATTCTTCGGATACCAGAGGCTAAACGGACCCTGTCCCTGTCTCATTCGACTTTGTTCCAGTATTCCACAAAA GCTCGCTGTCACATCGGAAGACCTTGAACCAATCTTGGAAGGGCAATCAGTGGAAGAAGCTTTGACCAATAAGAGATTATTTTTATGTGACATGGACATTCTCCACAACTTAGTCTGCAAAGGCACAGACTACGTG GTGTGTGCCCCCATTGTATTGCTGTATCGGAACAATAAAGACCAGCTCGTACCGGTTGCTATCCAGTTGTTCCAGAAACCAGGACCAGACAACCCT GTGTTCCTACCAAGCGACGACCCCAACACGTGGCTGCTGGTCAAGATGTGGTACAACCATGCTGAGGCCACCTACCACCAGTCTCTCGTCCATCTTG GCTATACCCATCTGCTGATGGAGGGAGTGATAGTGGCACTTCACAGGCAGGTTTCCATCTCACATCCGATCTTCAAACTCCTGGCTCCTCATCTACTGTTCCTCCTGCCAATCAACAA ACTTGCTGTGGAGAAACTTCTTGCGGTTAATGGATGGATCGACAAGACGATGTCATGCGGAAGGAATGGTGTGCTCGACTTAAACAG GAGGAGAAGATGGCGGATGGACATACAGGGCATTTTGCCAGAAGACCTGGAAACTCGAGGG GTGTCGGAGGAGAACGTTCTTCCTGGCTACTACTACCGTGACGACTCCGTACTTCTATACAATGCAGTAAAAACCTACGTTACAAGTTACGTTGGTCTGTATTATG ATACACCCCAGCGGCTAATTGACGACACAGAAATGCAGGCCTGGGCAAAAGAGCTGGTCCAGAGTCGGGAGGACGGCGGGATCGGTCTGCAA GGAGTTCCAGGTGATGGTGAGTTCCACGAGCTGGAGCAGCTGATCCTGACTCTGACGGCGGTCATCTTCACCTGCAGCGTCCAGCACGCCGCCGTCAACTTCCCCCAGTATGACTACTACGGCTTTCCGCCGACCTACCCCCTCAGTCTTATTGGGAGACCACCAGCAGACAAG AGTCCCAGGACAGAAGCCGACATCCTAAATGCTCTGCCCGACAAGAAAATGACAATGGATACAATGATTGTCACCAAAATACTCAGCCAGAAGGGAGTGAAAGGTCTGGGAGACTTTGAGGTTGATTTCATATTTGATCCCAAGGCACAGAAAATAGTTCAAAA